Within the Nicotiana tabacum cultivar K326 chromosome 11, ASM71507v2, whole genome shotgun sequence genome, the region CAAGATGCTTCGTGCATCcgattacttttttttttttattttattctagaGCTGCATGTCGTCCatgttctaattttttttttgaatggtAAATTGtaaaaattttgtttttatatttagtAACATATATTATCCCTTTGTGATGATTAGTTAAAATTTTGTACAAAGATGTAAGCCTATGACAATGCTACCTCAGAGTTTAAGATGTAACCTTTTGATTTGGATTTAACTTATTTACGCAGTGTAAAGAATTTTTGACATTAATTTTAACCTGTTGTATAaggtacatatttttatttttcgggTTACTAATCTTACTGGTTCTAAATATTTTGTCAGGAATAACTGATATAGAGATACACTTTCTCCAAATTAAATTCACTGCAATTGGAGTTTACTTGGATCCAGAAATTGTGACTCATTTGCAGCAGTGGAAGGGCAAAACAGGAACTGAATTAACTGAAAATGATGACTTCTTTGAGGCTATTGTTAATGGTAAAATCTTCACTAATGACTTTATATTCTTGTTTTTCATAAGTTGTCGACAGAGGCGAAGCCAGGATTTTAATTTTATGAGTTCTTAATTTCAAAACGAGTCATAACTGGGTTTTAAACTTACTAGTAATTTtttatattcaatgaatttcttaatacaATTATACTATTAGAACAAAAGTTACGCCGAACCCGTATCTGGGCTACTAGCTCCGCCCCTGGTTGTCGACTTTAAGATAAAAATCTAAAAAGAGATAAATGAGTATAAATAAAATAGTTTAAATGTCAATTTGCAGCTCCAGTTGATAAATTCTTGAGAGTAGTTGTGATTAAAGAAATCAAAGGTTCACAATATGGAGTGCAGCTAGAGAGTGCTGTACGCGACCGTTTAGCTGAAGTTGATAAatatgaagaagaggaagaagaagcacttgagAAAATTGTTGAATTTTTCCAGTCTAAGTATTTCAAGAAAAGTTCAGTTATAACATATTCTTTTCCAGCTACTTCTGGCATTGCAAAGGTAAGATACATATGAATTAATATCATCAAGTCATTTTCTAATTCTAAAGGGGAGCTTTCGAGTATAGTAAAGTTATCTTTGTGTGACTTATAGGTCAGGGGTTTGAGC harbors:
- the LOC107770091 gene encoding chalcone isomerase-like protein 2 isoform X1, with translation MGKNEVMMDEFPFPSQFMINTKPLSLMGYGITDIEIHFLQIKFTAIGVYLDPEIVTHLQQWKGKTGTELTENDDFFEAIVNAPVDKFLRVVVIKEIKGSQYGVQLESAVRDRLAEVDKYEEEEEEALEKIVEFFQSKYFKKSSVITYSFPATSGIAKISFATEGKEDSEIKVENANVVEMMKKWYLGGSRGVSPTTISSLAHNLSAELSK
- the LOC107770091 gene encoding chalcone isomerase-like protein 2 isoform X2, which translates into the protein MGKNEVMMDEFPFPSQFMINTKPLSLMGYGITDIEIHFLQIKFTAIGVYLDPEIVTHLQQWKGKTGTELTENDDFFEAIVNAPVDKFLRVVVIKEIKGSQYGVQLESAVRDRLAEVDKYEEEEEEALEKIVEFFQSKYFKKSSVITYSFPATSGIAKAIYITPLGATVKLPLCDL